The stretch of DNA AAATACTTTGTCCTTCTTATCATcaccaaataaaataaaacaaaaaacaaaaaaatcaccCCTTATTAACTCTTCCTTTGTTTTCTCCCCTCCACCTCTAATcttaatacacacacacacaaacacaggCACACTCCACACACTAGCAAGAACACTTATTGAGAGTGATGGAGGACAGTACTAGTGCAGTTCAGCCACATGAAGTGGAAGAATGTAGAGGTGTTCTTAGGGTGTATAGTGATGGAACTATAGTAAGATCAAGTAAGCCAAGTTTTGAAGTACCAATACAAGATGATGGCTCAGTTCTTTGGAAAGATGTTGTATTTGACGCCATGCATAACCTTCAACTCCGGCTCTACAAGCCGGCTTTGGCCACTTCGGCCACTAAGCTGCCCATCTTCTACTACATTCATGGGGGCGGCTTTTGCATCGGCTCACGGACGTGGCCAAATTGCCAAAATTATTGTTTCAAGCTAGCTTCTGAGCTCCAAGCCGTGGTTATCTCCCCCGACTATCGGTTGGCTCCTGAGAACCGGCTCCCAGCTGCCATTGAAGATGGTTACATGGCTGTGAAATGGCTACAAGATCAAGCCGTGTCTAATGAGCCTGACACGTGGCTTACAGATGTTGCTGACTTTAGCCGAGTGTTTATTTCAGGTGACTCAGCCGGTGGCAACATCGCGCATAATTTGGCAATTCGGCTTAGAGTTGGATCAATCGAGCTGGCGCCGGTTCGAGTTAGAGGTTATGTATATTTGCTTCCTTTCTTTGGAGGGACTACAAGGACAAAGTTTGAAGCTGAGGGACCTAAAGAAGCTTTTTTAAACATTGAGCTCATTGACAGGTTCTCAAGAATTCTTACTTTTATTCAAAAAACTTATTGTTACATTGAGTTCCATAATCAAATAACTTCTTTTGTTTCTGTTAAAAATCAAATTATGTTTCATAGGAGATTCTAATCAGCTTTTTCTTATGATTCTTCTTTGAAACTTTACCTTTTGTTCTTGAGATTTCGATGAACAAGTATTTTGTTTAAGGATTCTTTTTCTTAGAACTCTAGCTTATGTGGATTccacaataaaaataaaaaacttagcTTAAATACATCGTCACTCTAGATATAACCAAATTAGCTCAATCTAAATGTTTGGGCTACAAAATTGATTGGTCGGCCGAAACTAATTATATTTCCTAGCTaagtataaaatttgtatattatataataaatatatatacaatttTGTTGGCTATTATTTTTGAGAAAGACAAAAAAGTTATATTTCTCTAAATGTTGGACACTCATTGTATATTTCAATGCTGCTTTCCTCATTTACAGGTTTTGGAGGCTATCAGTACCAATAGGGGAAACAACTGACCATCCACTTGTGAACCCATTTGGGCCCAACAGCCCAGACTTGGAAAAGATTGATCTTGACCCAATTCTTGTAATTGTTGGGGGATGTGATCTTCTTAAAGACAGAGCTGAAGACTATGCAAAGAGATTGAAGGAATGTGGAAAGAAGATTGAATATGTGGAGTTTGAAGGACAACAACATGGTTTTTTCACTATTTATCCTAATTCAAAGCCTTCCAAGAAGTTGATGCTCACTATCAAGAAGTTCATTCGAGACAATTCTTCTTAAGAAGATACAAGAAATTTATTGCTAATAAAGTTTGGTTTTCCTTAAAAAtgtaattcttcttctttttgtttgttttgttcCGTCTGTTTTCTTGTTTTATTGCTATGCTTGGTGTTTTGCTCTATATGTAATAATTTAGTGggagtttggacataaaaattgtaaatttcaaaacaaaaaaaaaagtgatttttttttcaagtgaaaatggtatttgaaaattagagttgtatttagacatgaatataattttgggttgtttttgattttttgtgagtgatctgagtgaaaattttgaaaaacaattttttggagtttttcaaattttcgaaaaatttcaaaattcatcttcaagtgaaaattaaaaaatttaaagtcaaacactgatttcgaaaaaaagtaaaaaaatcttATGCCCAAACGGGCTCTTAAACGGAAAAGGGTCAAATCTGCCCCTAACGTATGAACTTCAGTCTATAAATGCCCGTCGTTAACCTATTTTGGTAAGAATAACCCTATCGTTTAAAATCTAGTATAGTTGTGCCCTTAGTTCTAACGGCTTACTTAcgatttaaataaatattttcttaattccaCGTGGCTATTTCTgacgggccattaaatatgacataCCCCGACCCGGATTTACCCCACTCGTTACTTATCCAGACCGACCCGACCCATTAAACATTCTTTTACCCCCCAAAACCTCCGACGTTAGGTCATTTTCCACCTATTTCATATATTGTAAGAAAAAATGGCAAAATGGTCGACTATTTTGGAGTTTGACATCTTGGAATTTCCTGCTACGATTTTGTACTAAAGTTGATGGATTCAAGTTGTTCTTTAAAGTTAAAGTCTTATCTCCCTTCAAGTAAGACTTTATTGTTGTTTTCGTGCTTAGGGTTTTTGGAATCTTCCATCTCGTGTTGCTTTTGATGTTCTGTGATGTTTCAATTGTATCTTCAATATTAGTAGATGTCTTTATGTAGTAATTTTTTGTTGCATGTGGTCTCACTTAGATTAATGTCGTTTGAACTTAGGGTTTTAATTTGGTCACATCTGGTTTATTTATTCGTATGGGGTTGTCGTTTTTTGTCGAATCCAGTTGTTTATTCAATGATTTTGTCTTTGTTTACTAAATTTTCAGTTGCATGTGGTCCATTCCCTTTTTTGTGTTGGTATGGACTTAAGGGCTCAATGATtgttgatgcctgatttttatatTCATATGGGCTCAACTTGTTTGTCGATTCCGGTCGTTTATCCAAGCTTTTGCCTTTGTTTACTTAATTATTGAATGCATGTTGTCCCTTCCTTTTTTGTGTTGGTTTAGACTTAGGGGTTCAATGGTTGTtgatatctattttttttattcatATGGGGTCTACTTGTTTGTTGATTTTAGTTGTTTATtcgttattttttattttgtttactttATTTTGGTTGTATGTGATCCTTGTCCCTTTATTGGTAGATTCCTTCTTTAACTTTTCTCTTTATATATTACTGATGGTCctttttcttgtttctttttaTGGTTTGCATctgtttttttttgaaaaatgattGAGAAGGTTGATTTGGTCTTTAACTATGGGGGTAAGTGGGTGTTGGAACCTCAAGTGGTGTATATTAATAAAAGAAAGTATGTATTGATAGGTTATGATATAGATTTTTGTCTTATATAGACATTTATTCTGAATACACTGAGAAGTTAGGTTTTAATGAGGTGAAACAATTACTAGTAACAAGTCGTACTGGCAGGTGCTTTTTAATTGAGGGTGATGCAGACATTAGAATATTACAGTCTTTACTGTCAAACCAATTCAATGCGATTCAAATATTTGTTGTAGATGAGGGTGAATTACATGTGCCAGCTCCTAGCATCACTTACCATGATGAACCTTATAACTTAACAGTAGGAGTAGATGTTGGAACTGATTGTGATTCATCTGATAAGGAGGAAGCTTATGAAACCACTGATAACGAGGAAGCTAATGAAACTAACTCTAGTGATAATGATAATGAAGAGTTAGAACTATTTAGAAAAGAAAGGAACAAAGAAGTTAATGACAACTAAACAAGTATAAAAACTTGGAGATGGGTATGAGTTTTAAAGACTTGGCTGAAGCTAAAAGAGTTGTGGGGTACTATGCATTTGCTAATAAGAAGGGCCTTAAAGTTAAGAAGAGTGACACTGGTAGAGTTAGATACAAATATGATATTGGATGTCCTTTTGTGTGTTTTATATCCAAAGATAATAGAGATCAAGACTTTGAACACAAAACATGAGTGTGGTCTAGCATTTCAGAATAGAAGAGCTACTCCCAATATTTTAGCCCATTATTTCAAGAACAAAGTCCAAAATAATCCTAAGTATAAGGTCAAAGACATGAGGATGGACTTAGAGGATAAATTCAGAGTTAATGTTAGTTATTCAAAGACGAAGAGGATTAAAAGAATGGTCTTAGAGAAGTTGAAGGGTGGCTACATTGATGACTATAATAGGTTAAAGGCATATGCTTAAGAGTTGAGGGACAGTAACCATGGTGCAGATGTGGTTATAAACATATCAAAAGATGCTTTAGAAGAGGGAAAGAGGAGAATTCTTAGAATGTATATATGCTTCCAAGCTTTGAAAAGTGGATGGAAAGTAGGGTTGAGGCCTCTAATAGGTGTGATGGCAATTTCTAAAAGGAAAATGCAAAGGCATTTTACTGGTAGCTATGGCACAAGATTCTGCCCAACACTTTTATCCACTTGCTTGGGCAGTGATGGATAGAGAAACAAATAGAACTTGGAAGTGGTTTATGGGGCTGTTGAGATCTTCCTTAGAGTTGGGAGATGGTGAAGGAGTGACAATCATTTTAGACATGCAAAAGGtaatatcattaacaacttacatTATTTTTCACTGTTAGTTTACTTTAACTACTAAAAGACTCACCTTCTTTATTTGTTTTGATTATTGTAAGTTTTGATTGATGTTGTTACAACGGTGGTTCCCAAATCACATCACGGATAGTGTGTTAGGCACATAGAAGCTAACTGGAGTAAGAACTAGATGGGTGTAGAGATGAAAAAGCTATTGTGGTGGTGTGTTTGGGGCTCTTATGATGAATAATTCAAGGATCAATTGAGGACCCTAGGGACTATTTCTGAACAAGCTGCTAAAGACCTAATTCGGTACCCACCACAAAACTAGTGCAGGGTTTATTTTGACACAACATGCAAGAATCAGATGGTTGACAATAAATTTACAGAATCATTCAACAAATGGATTCTAGAGGCAAAACACAAACCAATAATCAAGATGTTGGAAGAGGTTAAAATCAAGgtaaattataattttagtaTTTTATGAAACTAACTGATTTTATGTATTATTATATCAGTGTTTGATTATTAGTTTTCCCTTATTTTAAAggtaatgaaaatattaaaagatcGTGAAGATGAATGTAGGACTTGGAGAGATGAATTCAGTTCATATGCCATGGAGTTATTAGGTGATTTCAGAGAAATTGCACAAGAGTGTGAAGTTGATTTTAATGGTGACTTTGGTTATGCAGTGCATGAAGGTCCAGGGAAGTATACTGTTAGTTTTCAACTAAAGAAGTGCACATGGGACTTGACAGGAAGTGCATATGAAATGTGTATATGCATAAAATACAACCAGTTAGAGGTGAAAAGTTATGAAAGGTGGAACCACATCATACAATGGAGCCATCGAAAATAGTCAAAATGGTTGGTCGACCAAAGataaagagaaagagagagaaggaTGAGGCAAGAAAGAGAGGGGGGGGCTTGGTCAGCTTCATAAAAAGGACTTGTCATGACATGTGGATACTACAGTGAGAGGGGTCATAACATCAGAAAATGTCCTTTGGTAATGCTACTCATTCCCTTTTTATTAACTTCAAATATTTTAACAATAACTCTAAATGTGATACCTTCATTGCTTGATCTTCTAGGTGAAAGAGAGACATAGCCACTTCTTCCAAGATGAAGGATCTTCCCAAGAAGTACAAGATGTGCCCTTGACAGTACCCTAAGATAGTCAAACTTCTGAATTTGTTTTTGTTCCTACACCTGGAATGAGGCCAATGACAGCATCCCGAGACACACATCAACAAAACACCTCTACTCAATCCCCTCACAGCAAAACACCAGCAGCACCAACACACCATCGACACCAACATCACCATCAACAGTTCTGGATGATGACCATGACTATGAAGATGGAAATGCAATATCTGAAGATGAAGATAAACATCCAGTTTTGAGGCCTAAGGTGATATCTGAAGCTAAGACTAGGCTTCAAAAGAAAAAGTATAGGAAATTGCCAACTGGTACCAGGAAGATTGTATTCAAGGGTGATGAATCTGATGCCAGTGTGCCTATAAACTTGCCCTATTTACCAAGGAAAGGCAAAGCAGTAATGACATCAAGACAATTGTTggcagaaaagaaaaaaaagttggTAAATTTAAGGCTAAAAAGATCAAGCATTAGTGATGTTTGTTGTGTTCGAATGACTAATTTAAAACTTAGGAAACAAAACTCTATTTTTGTGATGACTGATTCAAaacttatttttgttgtttttgtgGTTAATCAGTTGTGGAAGTTGTTGTATTTATTCATCTCAAAAATCTTTTGTTGGGCTTATATTAAGGTGAAGTACATTGTGACAATTGGTTGATAAGTATCTTTGTTGGCTACATCTAACAATGCCTTGTTATCTATTGATGATGTTGTTTGTGTTCGAATATTCATAACATGATGTTGGTTCTTGTGGCAGTACTTTATATTTCAATGAGCATAACATACCAATGAAAACTGCAAATTCAATGAAAATGGCAATACCAAAATACATTACAAAGACAAGTGCAAATTCAACTACTAACACTAAAACACATATACAATAACCTAACTAAAATCTGCAAATTTCCTTCATTTAACAATTATACCAACACTAATAGGCATTAAACATCATAACATCTCGACACTACTAAGCAAACCAACTTCTCTACATCATCTAGCAAGCCACAAAGAGAACAACAATCTGCAAATTTTGTAAGCCACAATGATCAACAGATTCCTATGGTCACCACACTTGGACACTACTAACCAAAACAACAACTTCGCTATATTATCGTAGTATAAACTTTTTCCATCTTCCTAAACTTATTCCTTTATTGACGAACAACATCCACTGTAATTTTTTACTTATGGATAAATATTGATATGTGAGGTAGAATTTCTTCATCTCGTCATTCCCAATAACAACAACCATTAGTCTCGTAACAAGGACATTTATAGAATCTATGACCACCATTTATAAGTGTCGTAGCAGTAAAATAATTGGCTATCAGCCAACAATAACAAGCACGAGCGTCACCTGAGTCACGAGAAGAAGTAGAATAAATATTCAGCCATttgaagcaaaaaagaaaagaactcAAATTTATCAAAGATTTCGAGTTAAAAAATGGGAGAGGAGAGATGAGAGAGGAGAGAAATTGCTGTAATTTGGTAATAAAATATGTGGAAAATGAACTAACATCGGGTGTTTTGTGGGTAAAAGAATGTTTAATGGGTCAGGTCGGTATGGATGGGTAATGGATGGGCTAAAATCCGGATTGGCGTGTGCCATATTTAATGGCCAGTCAGAAATAGCCACGtggaattaagaaaatatttatttaaatcgTAAGTAAGCCGTAAGAACTAAGGGTACAACTATACTAGATTTTTAATTGTAGGGTCATTCATAGCAAAATAGGTTAACGAGGGGCATTTATAGACTGGAATTGATACGTTAGGTGCAGGTCTGGCCATTTTCCGTAATTTAAATTAAGGAGTCCTTTAGCTTTTATGTGTTTGTCTTGTTGTTCCTGTGTGCAAAGCTAACAGAGTCTACACTAGCAGAGTAATgtttattaataaaaaaaaatacatttacTCCTTTTATACAATTAACTAGAAGAAAATATAGGAATAAATCATAAGAATATTGAGAGAATTGatagaatttttctttttacttttcAAGTGCGTCAAACATGACTTCTAATACTTCTATTTATAAGATTACATAGCAGAATGCCAAATGGTGTCATGATTCATAAATTACTAACCATTTGGGAGTTACAGAAAATAAGGGTTATTAGCAATTATGAATATGAAGAGATAGGAGTTATTCTTTAGAATTTAAGGATTTTCACAAATAATAGTACTCCTTATCTTAGAACTTTCCTTTCATATCCACAATGATGTtttttgtgaagaaaaaaaaatcgTGTGGAGAAGTTTGactgaaggaaaaaaaaagtatACATCATTACTAACATGCTTCTTGTCCTGCAAGTAGTATTAGAATTAGTCTTATATTTTTTCTATTCCTATTTCCTTGTTATTACACAGTGCTTCACTATTACTAGTAGTTGGTTATCATGTTCCTTTTGGTTTTGGTTATTACATGTTTTGCCACTTTCTTCTGCTACCTTTTATTTAATTGTTGCTGTTAATTGGTTATTGCTTTCTTTCATTGATCTTGAActgagagtctatcggaaacagtctcttcttcaccttcataaaataaaaattaaagtcCATGT from Nicotiana tomentosiformis chromosome 11, ASM39032v3, whole genome shotgun sequence encodes:
- the LOC104118218 gene encoding carboxylesterase 15-like, which produces MEDSTSAVQPHEVEECRGVLRVYSDGTIVRSSKPSFEVPIQDDGSVLWKDVVFDAMHNLQLRLYKPALATSATKLPIFYYIHGGGFCIGSRTWPNCQNYCFKLASELQAVVISPDYRLAPENRLPAAIEDGYMAVKWLQDQAVSNEPDTWLTDVADFSRVFISGDSAGGNIAHNLAIRLRVGSIELAPVRVRGYVYLLPFFGGTTRTKFEAEGPKEAFLNIELIDRFWRLSVPIGETTDHPLVNPFGPNSPDLEKIDLDPILVIVGGCDLLKDRAEDYAKRLKECGKKIEYVEFEGQQHGFFTIYPNSKPSKKLMLTIKKFIRDNSS